The genomic region TTTCACCTTTGGCAGCTAATAACGAAAGGAAAGATGCCACCTGAACAGGATTAAGCTGACCTTCCATGATCGCGTTAGCCGCATAAACCGCCTCTTCCATCAACAAATCTTGCTTCCTGCCAAGTTTTTTAACAAGTTCACCGAAACTGGATACAACTATATTGACCGGCGGCTCATAATCTTTAATGCTTAAAAAGTTTTTTATTATCTTCATACCATGCTGGGTAAGATAGGACTCCGGATGGAATTGCACACCCCAGACAGGAAAATCTTTGTGGGCAACGCCCATAATCTCGCCTTCTTTGGTGGCAGCGGTAATTACAAGCTTGTCTGACGGGAATGATTTTTTTTCTATAACCAGCGAATGGTAACGTGTGGCCATCAAGGGTACGGGAAGTTCTTTGAATAAACCTTCCTGATTATGATAAATAGCGCTTCTTTTGCCATGCATGACACGTGTGTTACGAATAACCTTACCCCCGAATATTTCGCCGATACACTGATGGCCCAGACACACACCCAGAATAGGTATTTTGCCGGTAAAATGCCTGATCATATCCATGGAAATACCAGACTCCTTCGGCGTGGCAGGGCCCGGCGAAATCACCAGGTAATCAGGATGAAGTTCCTCGGCCTGGGCCACTGTTATTTCATCATTTCTTTTGACAACAACCTTTTGGCCGCATTCCTCGAAATATTGTTTGAGAATATAAACAAACGAATCATAGTTATCGATAAGTAACAGCATATTTACTCCTTGCTCAAACTTATAGCCTTGAGCATGGCCCTGGCCTTGCTAAGGGTTTCCTGATATTCAAAAGCGGGGTCTGAATCGGCAACGATACCGGCACCTGCCTGAAAATAGGCTTTTTTATCGCGGACCATAATACTTCTGATGGTTATACAGGAATCAAAATCACCCTGGCTGTTAAAGTAGCCCACCAACCCGCCATACATCTGCCGGGGATTGTTTTCCAGTTCCCGGATGATCTGCATGGCCCTGACCTTGGGCGCGCCGGTTAGGGTGCCGGCAGGAAATACGGCTTTGACAGCGGAAACACCGGTTTTGTCCGGCAGCATATGACCGTTAATATTGGATACGATATGCATAACATGGCTATAACGTTCGATCATTTTGTAGCCGTTAACCTGAATACTATCTGAAAGACAAACCCTGTTCAGATCATTACGACCGAGGTCTACCAGCATGAGGTGTTCGGCATTTTCTTTTTCATCGCCGAGCAGTTCCTGCTCTACACGCAGGTCTTCCTCGGGAGTCGCCGCTCGTTTTCTGGTCCCGGCAATAGGACGCAGAGTAAGCCTTTCACCCTGTTTTTTCAGCATGATTTCCGGAGAGGTGCCCAGCAAATAAAATTCACTCGCAAAATTAAAATAGAACATATAGGGTGAAGGGTTCAAAGAACAAAGATGACGATAAATCTCAAAGGGATCACCTGAGTAATCGGCTTCAAAACGCTGTGATAAAACTACCTGAAAAATATCTCCGGAATATATATATTCCTTGGCTTTTTTTACTATATCGCCAAATGTTTCCTCAGTGAAATTGCTGCTGATATCAGATGATAATACCGTATCCGCGCTTTTGCTTAAAAATCTTTTTGTAGTAAACATACCGGACAAAACGTTGTCAATTTCCTTTTCGATATCAATATCTTTTTCATTTATTTCCAGATTAAAGGTAAATTTTACCTCATGTGAAAGTTTGTCAAAAACAGCAATAGTCCTGGGCATAAAAAAATAAGCCAGAGGCAAAGATCCATATAAAGGCCTGCCGGAAATAGAAGGCTCGATCTCATAAACACTTTCATAGCCCAGATAACCGAAAAATCCGTTAAAAATATCTGTTTCCGCAGAACTATAATCTGAGACCAGACGGTCCAGTGCGACAAAAAGCTTTTTTTCTGTGCTTTCCTTATCATTTATCAGCAGTTTATTTTCATAGGCTTTTAGTGAACGAACCTTACCCCAGCCCACAATGGAAAAACGACCGATATTATTACCTTCTTCCACGCTCTCCAGCAAAAAAGAATAAGGAGAAATACCTCTGATTTTCAAATAAAGAGAAATTGGTGTTTCCGTATCGAGCAGACAGGAGGCTGTGATGGAGCGAATATCTTTTGTGCGTGTTTCTTTATATAGAATCTTATTCATAAACAACATTCTAGCACTGAATTTAAAAATAGTTAATAATATAAATTAAGCTTTTATGAAAAGCAGGTCAATTCTTTTGGGAAAAGATTTCAAAATTCATTTCTCTTTTCTTTGTCATCGCCACAAAGAAAAGAGAGAAAAGAAAATGCTAGGCGCTATGCTTCAGAACCTTGAACGGTTGCTGCTCTCTAAGCTAACGGACTGAGTCGTCTATCCTGCCTCCGCAGTCCTCAGAAAACCTCCTGT from Candidatus Margulisiibacteriota bacterium harbors:
- a CDS encoding chorismate-binding protein — protein: MNKILYKETRTKDIRSITASCLLDTETPISLYLKIRGISPYSFLLESVEEGNNIGRFSIVGWGKVRSLKAYENKLLINDKESTEKKLFVALDRLVSDYSSAETDIFNGFFGYLGYESVYEIEPSISGRPLYGSLPLAYFFMPRTIAVFDKLSHEVKFTFNLEINEKDIDIEKEIDNVLSGMFTTKRFLSKSADTVLSSDISSNFTEETFGDIVKKAKEYIYSGDIFQVVLSQRFEADYSGDPFEIYRHLCSLNPSPYMFYFNFASEFYLLGTSPEIMLKKQGERLTLRPIAGTRKRAATPEEDLRVEQELLGDEKENAEHLMLVDLGRNDLNRVCLSDSIQVNGYKMIERYSHVMHIVSNINGHMLPDKTGVSAVKAVFPAGTLTGAPKVRAMQIIRELENNPRQMYGGLVGYFNSQGDFDSCITIRSIMVRDKKAYFQAGAGIVADSDPAFEYQETLSKARAMLKAISLSKE